A portion of the Micromonospora vinacea genome contains these proteins:
- a CDS encoding glycosyltransferase yields MTYVLPLRWHTDAGLAELTDYLRWLGDRVEVLVVDGSPPDHFARHAEAWRGLVRHLPPDPSERGLNGKVLGVHTGVRAAGHEHVVIADDDVRYDEAALTAVHRLLGRADLVRPQNYFDPLPWHAWWDTGRTLLNRALGADYPGTLAVRRSTFLAIGGYDRDVLFENLELIRTVRAHRGTEAAPAWLYVRRLPPGAAHFRGQRVRQAYDDLAQPVRLLTALAVLPAAAVAARRPRVLLGVVAGVVALAETGRRRAGGSRVFPPATALAAPLWLLERGVCSWLAVAQRLLLGGVRYGDTRIRRAANPAPRHPRTSAILHFLWGQNTSTTTKAQP; encoded by the coding sequence ATGACGTACGTGCTGCCGTTGCGCTGGCACACCGACGCCGGCCTGGCCGAGCTGACCGACTACCTGCGCTGGCTCGGTGACCGGGTCGAGGTCCTCGTGGTCGACGGCTCACCTCCGGACCACTTCGCTCGGCATGCCGAGGCGTGGCGAGGGCTGGTCCGGCACCTCCCACCGGACCCGAGCGAGCGTGGGCTCAACGGCAAGGTGCTCGGCGTACACACCGGCGTCCGCGCGGCCGGCCACGAGCACGTCGTGATCGCCGACGATGACGTCCGGTACGACGAGGCTGCGCTGACCGCGGTGCACCGCCTGCTGGGCCGGGCCGACCTGGTACGACCGCAGAACTACTTCGACCCGCTGCCCTGGCACGCCTGGTGGGACACCGGCCGCACGCTGCTCAACCGGGCGCTCGGGGCGGACTACCCGGGAACCCTCGCCGTGCGGCGCAGCACCTTCCTCGCCATCGGCGGGTACGACAGGGACGTTCTCTTCGAGAACCTGGAGCTGATCCGTACCGTGCGCGCCCACCGCGGCACCGAGGCCGCCCCGGCCTGGCTGTACGTCCGCCGGCTGCCTCCGGGCGCCGCGCACTTCCGCGGCCAACGGGTTCGTCAGGCGTACGACGATCTGGCCCAGCCGGTTCGCCTGCTGACCGCGCTGGCGGTGCTGCCGGCGGCGGCGGTCGCGGCGCGCCGGCCCCGGGTACTGCTCGGCGTGGTGGCCGGGGTCGTCGCCCTGGCCGAGACGGGTCGCCGCCGAGCCGGGGGCAGCCGGGTGTTCCCGCCGGCCACGGCGCTGGCGGCCCCGCTCTGGCTGCTGGAACGCGGGGTGTGCAGCTGGCTCGCGGTAGCCCAACGCCTCCTGCTGGGCGGCGTCCGCTACGGCGACACCCGAATCCGCCGAGCCGCCAACCCCGCCCCGCGCCACCCCAGGACCTCCGCGATCTTGCACTTTCTGTGGGGGCAAAACACCTCAACGACGACAAAGGCCCAACCGTAA
- a CDS encoding cytochrome P450: MATMPADRSPDSTLALLRAGYRFIGERCERYGSDIFTTRILLAPTICLRGRPAAELFYDRDRFQRATAMPLRVQRTLTGRGGVQGLDGSEHSDRKAMFMSIMTPAAIQRLGQLFDDEWRTRVTAWEAAGPVSLYDELGRLLTRVVCAWAGVPLPTSQVERRAVELHAMIEAPAVLGTRHWRGRVARYRAEHWLANLIERTRVGFAPAPAGTALAVIAEHRDERGNLLPRRIAAVELLNVLRPVVAVDQYMTFAALALHDHPAWRDRVRDDDEATEHFVQEVRRYYPFFPIAAARVRRSFDWQGHHFPKGRRVLLDLYGTNHHQAIWPQPELFRPERFAGRRVDPFELIPQGGGDHWAGHRCAGEWITIDLMKRAVTNLTTTMRYDVPVQNLALDLHRMPALPPLGLTLTNVRRAA, encoded by the coding sequence ATGGCGACGATGCCGGCCGACCGCAGCCCGGACAGCACCCTCGCGCTGCTCCGCGCCGGTTACCGATTCATCGGCGAGCGCTGCGAGCGGTACGGCAGCGACATCTTCACGACCCGGATTCTGCTCGCCCCGACCATCTGCCTGCGCGGTCGGCCGGCGGCGGAGCTGTTCTACGACAGAGACCGCTTCCAGCGGGCCACCGCCATGCCGCTGCGCGTGCAGCGGACCCTGACCGGTCGGGGTGGGGTGCAGGGGCTGGACGGGTCGGAGCACTCCGATCGCAAGGCCATGTTCATGTCGATCATGACGCCGGCGGCGATCCAGCGGCTCGGTCAGCTCTTCGACGACGAGTGGCGGACCCGGGTCACGGCCTGGGAAGCTGCCGGTCCGGTGTCGCTCTACGACGAGTTGGGTCGGCTGCTGACCCGGGTGGTCTGCGCCTGGGCCGGGGTGCCGTTGCCCACGTCGCAGGTCGAGCGGCGCGCCGTCGAACTGCACGCCATGATCGAGGCTCCGGCGGTGCTGGGCACCCGGCACTGGCGGGGACGGGTCGCCCGGTACCGCGCCGAACACTGGCTCGCCAACCTCATCGAACGGACCCGGGTCGGTTTCGCTCCGGCGCCGGCCGGCACCGCCCTGGCCGTGATCGCCGAACACCGGGACGAGCGCGGCAACCTCCTCCCCCGGCGGATCGCGGCGGTGGAGCTGCTCAACGTGCTGCGCCCGGTGGTCGCCGTCGACCAGTACATGACCTTCGCCGCCCTCGCCCTGCACGACCATCCGGCCTGGCGGGACCGGGTCCGTGACGACGACGAGGCCACCGAGCACTTCGTCCAGGAGGTACGCCGCTACTACCCGTTCTTTCCGATCGCGGCGGCCCGGGTCCGGCGGTCCTTCGACTGGCAGGGCCACCACTTTCCGAAGGGCCGGCGGGTGCTGCTCGACCTCTACGGCACCAACCACCATCAGGCGATCTGGCCGCAACCGGAGCTGTTTCGCCCGGAGCGGTTCGCCGGCCGCCGGGTGGACCCGTTCGAGCTGATCCCGCAGGGTGGCGGCGATCACTGGGCCGGGCACCGCTGCGCCGGCGAGTGGATCACCATCGACCTGATGAAGCGGGCGGTCACCAACCTGACCACCACCATGCGCTACGACGTGCCCGTGCAGAACCTGGCCCTGGACCTGCACCGGATGCCCGCGCTGCCTCCCCTCGGACTGACCCTCACCAACGTCCGCCGCGCCGCCTGA
- a CDS encoding DUF4383 domain-containing protein, whose product MARNARGGRAAHPRPRVQLAALAVAGVFLLIGVLGFIPGITTHYGELRFAGHHSDAHLLGLFQVSILHNVVHLLFGLVGLVLARSIAGARVFLAAGGAIYLALWLYGLAIEAVNPEGGANILPVNDADNWLHLALGFGMLALGLLLSNQAGTGGRLDSPADRH is encoded by the coding sequence ATGGCACGAAACGCACGGGGCGGCCGAGCGGCCCACCCCCGACCCCGGGTCCAGTTGGCCGCGCTGGCCGTCGCCGGGGTCTTCCTGCTGATCGGCGTCCTCGGCTTCATCCCCGGCATCACCACCCACTACGGCGAGTTGCGGTTCGCCGGGCACCACTCCGACGCCCACCTGCTCGGGCTGTTCCAGGTGTCGATCCTGCACAACGTGGTGCACCTGCTCTTCGGGCTGGTCGGCCTGGTGCTGGCCCGCAGCATCGCCGGCGCCCGCGTGTTCCTGGCCGCCGGTGGCGCGATCTACCTCGCTCTCTGGCTGTACGGCCTGGCGATCGAGGCGGTCAACCCGGAGGGCGGGGCGAACATCCTGCCGGTCAACGACGCCGACAACTGGCTGCACCTCGCGCTCGGCTTCGGGATGCTGGCGCTCGGGTTGCTGCTGTCGAACCAGGCCGGCACCGGTGGACGCCTGGACAGTCCGGCCGACCGGCACTGA
- a CDS encoding PadR family transcriptional regulator — translation MPKRRKVGNLLALAVLSALVQRPMHPYEIATALRAWGKDQDMEFKWGSFYTVIGNLDKHHLIEAVESVREGRRPERTVYRITDAGRAELVDWARELVSTPMAEQPRFRAGLSVLAALHPDEATDLLRQRLDLLEAAIRQDRETLDAYLREIPRLFLVESEYDLAMRDAEAAWLRALLAELTSGSYPGLDTWRTFHETGEMPAELTELAARSSTPTASSDTPTTHTPEASPDSAERPDSSSRRADTTG, via the coding sequence GTGCCGAAGCGGCGCAAGGTCGGCAATCTGCTGGCGCTGGCCGTGCTGTCCGCCCTGGTCCAGCGGCCGATGCACCCGTACGAGATCGCCACCGCACTCCGCGCCTGGGGCAAGGACCAGGACATGGAGTTCAAGTGGGGGTCCTTCTACACGGTGATCGGCAACCTGGACAAACACCACCTCATCGAGGCGGTGGAGAGTGTGCGCGAAGGCCGACGCCCGGAACGCACCGTCTACCGGATCACCGACGCGGGGCGGGCCGAGCTGGTCGACTGGGCCCGCGAACTGGTCTCCACCCCGATGGCGGAGCAGCCCCGTTTCCGGGCCGGGTTGTCAGTGCTCGCCGCGCTGCATCCCGACGAGGCCACCGACCTGCTGCGGCAACGGCTCGATCTGCTGGAGGCCGCGATCCGCCAGGACCGCGAGACGCTCGACGCGTACCTGCGGGAGATCCCCCGGCTGTTCCTGGTCGAGTCGGAGTACGACCTCGCCATGCGGGACGCGGAGGCGGCCTGGCTGCGGGCACTGCTCGCCGAGCTGACCTCGGGGAGCTACCCCGGGTTGGACACCTGGCGCACCTTCCACGAGACCGGCGAGATGCCGGCCGAGCTGACCGAGTTGGCCGCGAGAAGCAGCACCCCGACGGCCAGCTCCGACACCCCGACCACCCACACCCCGGAGGCCAGCCCCGACAGCGCCGAACGCCCCGACAGCAGCAGCCGCCGAGCCGACACCACCGGCTGA
- a CDS encoding DUF397 domain-containing protein produces MAQHPKGDFDLSRAVWQRAEGDTSDSAVEVAFVDDLIGMRNSAEPDGAVLVFTQAEWDAFVAGAQDGEFDLD; encoded by the coding sequence ATGGCGCAGCACCCCAAGGGCGACTTCGACCTCTCTCGGGCGGTCTGGCAGCGGGCCGAGGGGGACACCTCCGACAGCGCCGTTGAGGTCGCCTTCGTCGACGACCTGATCGGAATGCGCAACTCGGCCGAGCCGGACGGGGCGGTGCTGGTCTTCACCCAGGCCGAGTGGGATGCCTTCGTGGCCGGCGCGCAGGACGGCGAGTTCGACCTGGACTGA
- a CDS encoding DUF6766 family protein: protein MPRWLRDNALAVAMLGAFLVFLVLQSVFGWQTHNEELTEFGAAPLSWPAYLTSGHFAESVFENWESEFLQMGGYVLLTAYLVQRGSAESKPMDQTDRPEDDERRATPQSPWPVRVGGLPLVIYRNSLSLALLLIFAGSFVGHLLGGTAAYNQEQALQSGAPPIGAWEFLGTSDFWFQSMQNWQSEFLAVGALILLSIVLRQHASPESKPVTVEHASTGA from the coding sequence ATGCCTCGTTGGCTACGCGACAACGCCCTGGCCGTTGCCATGCTGGGGGCGTTCCTGGTCTTTCTGGTGTTGCAGAGCGTCTTCGGCTGGCAGACCCACAATGAGGAGCTGACCGAGTTCGGTGCCGCCCCGCTGAGCTGGCCGGCGTACCTGACCAGTGGGCACTTCGCCGAGTCGGTCTTCGAGAACTGGGAGTCGGAGTTCCTCCAGATGGGCGGGTACGTGCTGCTCACCGCGTACCTGGTGCAGCGGGGCTCGGCCGAGTCGAAGCCGATGGACCAGACCGACCGACCGGAGGACGACGAGCGCCGGGCGACCCCGCAGTCACCCTGGCCGGTACGCGTCGGCGGCCTGCCGCTGGTGATCTACCGGAACAGCCTCTCCCTCGCCCTGCTGCTGATCTTCGCCGGCTCGTTCGTCGGTCACCTGCTCGGTGGCACCGCCGCCTACAACCAGGAGCAGGCGCTCCAGAGCGGCGCACCGCCGATCGGGGCGTGGGAGTTCCTCGGCACCAGCGACTTCTGGTTCCAGTCCATGCAGAACTGGCAGAGCGAGTTTCTCGCCGTCGGCGCGCTGATCCTGCTCAGCATCGTGCTACGCCAGCACGCCTCGCCGGAGTCGAAGCCGGTGACCGTCGAGCACGCCAGCACCGGCGCCTGA
- a CDS encoding DUF3618 domain-containing protein, protein MSTDPDQIRREIEATRNSLSSDVDALAYKVSPSRIVDDRKQRARSALQNVRDKVMGTASDLGHGTGQAAHSVGDRASSAASSVSDAAHSAATTVSDAAHSAPRVIRQKSQGNPLAAGLIAFGVGWLASSLIPASRREQHAATQVKAKVSEHGGAVKEKLGEVASELREPAQQAAESVKSTAQDAVHAVKDDTKSAAHQVKDHATP, encoded by the coding sequence ATGAGCACCGATCCCGATCAGATCCGCCGGGAGATCGAAGCAACCCGTAACAGCCTCAGCTCCGATGTTGATGCGCTGGCGTACAAGGTCAGCCCCAGCCGCATCGTCGACGACCGCAAGCAGCGGGCCCGCTCCGCTCTGCAGAATGTGAGGGACAAGGTCATGGGAACCGCGTCTGACCTCGGCCACGGCACCGGCCAGGCCGCCCACTCGGTGGGTGACCGCGCCTCGTCGGCGGCCTCCAGCGTCAGCGACGCCGCGCACTCGGCGGCGACCACTGTCAGCGACGCCGCGCACAGCGCGCCGCGGGTGATCCGCCAGAAGTCCCAGGGCAACCCTCTCGCCGCCGGTCTGATCGCGTTCGGGGTCGGCTGGCTGGCCTCGTCGCTGATCCCGGCCTCCCGCCGCGAGCAGCACGCCGCCACCCAGGTGAAGGCCAAGGTCAGCGAGCACGGCGGGGCCGTGAAGGAGAAGCTGGGCGAGGTGGCCAGTGAGTTGCGCGAGCCGGCCCAGCAGGCCGCCGAGTCGGTGAAGTCCACCGCTCAGGACGCCGTGCACGCGGTCAAGGACGACACGAAGTCCGCCGCCCACCAGGTCAAGGACCACGCCACCCCCTGA
- the pepN gene encoding aminopeptidase N codes for MPSLTRVEATARGAAITVESYQVDLDLTGDGDLFRSRVEIRFRATAGAATFVEVKPAKLLGVRLNDRDLDPALLTDNRLPLDDLSVENTLLVEAEMAYSKTGEGMHRFVDPADGETYLYAESFLDNAPRIFAAFDQPDLKAPVTLSVTAPPQWIVAGNAELAANPVPGRWEFAPSAPLATYFFSLIAGPYHVRRAEHDGIPLGIYCRRSLAEHLDADAEEIFTVTRQCLDRFHLLFTERYPFGKYDQAFVPEFNSGAMENPGLVTFRDDYVFRSAVTDTQREQRAGTIAHEMAHMWFGDLVTMRWWDDLWLNESFAEYLGTRVTAEATRFDQAWTTFAMRRKAWGYAADQRPSTHPIAPQEVADAEEGLLNFDGISYAKGASVLRQLVAWLGDEAFLAGLNAHFAAHRFGNATLADLLASLSASSGRDLSEWAELWLRRPQVNTLRAEVAVDADGRYTEVAVVQTAPESYPVLRPHRIGVGRYSMDGTGRRDEVDIDPDTDGGRTVLGGLTGEPAARLLLLNDGDLTFAKVRLDPASADAVPQVLPGLTDPLARAVLWREALDAATDGERPVTGLVDLVAAALPTETEVIIAEDVLTLSRSLVDRYLDPLTRSTALARVAGACQRLLDGAPAGESLQLAAARGWIAATTDADLLVGWLAGRDVPAGLKVDAELRWAVLRRLVVLGGAGEAEIAIEAAADNSSAGAERAAHCRAALPDPAAKQATWEIILRDTELSGRLLEAITEGFWQPEQADLTTAYVDRYFAEMPAAAHRRTAWTADRVAALAFPRYAVAQPTREAAAALLARDDLTPGLRRVVTDADDDLRRALVARTAVAAASA; via the coding sequence ATGCCGAGCCTGACCCGTGTAGAGGCGACCGCGCGTGGCGCGGCGATTACTGTCGAGTCCTATCAGGTGGACCTCGACCTGACCGGAGACGGCGACCTGTTCCGCTCCCGCGTCGAGATCCGGTTCCGGGCCACCGCCGGCGCCGCGACCTTCGTCGAGGTCAAGCCCGCCAAACTGCTCGGCGTACGCCTCAACGACCGCGACCTCGATCCCGCCCTGCTCACCGACAACCGGCTGCCCCTCGACGACCTGTCCGTGGAGAACACGCTCCTCGTCGAGGCCGAGATGGCGTACTCCAAGACGGGGGAGGGGATGCACCGCTTCGTCGACCCGGCCGACGGCGAGACCTACCTCTACGCCGAGTCCTTCCTCGACAACGCGCCGCGCATCTTCGCCGCCTTCGACCAGCCCGACCTCAAGGCCCCGGTCACCCTCTCGGTCACCGCGCCGCCGCAGTGGATCGTCGCCGGTAACGCCGAGCTGGCCGCCAACCCGGTCCCCGGGCGCTGGGAGTTCGCCCCGAGCGCGCCCCTGGCCACGTACTTCTTCTCACTGATCGCCGGGCCGTACCACGTCCGACGGGCCGAGCACGACGGCATACCGCTGGGCATCTACTGCCGCCGGTCGCTCGCCGAGCACCTGGACGCCGACGCCGAGGAGATCTTCACGGTCACCCGGCAGTGCCTGGACCGGTTCCACCTGCTCTTCACCGAACGCTACCCGTTCGGCAAGTACGACCAGGCGTTCGTGCCCGAGTTCAACAGCGGCGCGATGGAGAACCCGGGCCTGGTCACCTTCCGCGACGACTACGTGTTCCGTTCGGCGGTCACCGACACCCAGCGCGAGCAGCGGGCCGGCACCATCGCCCACGAGATGGCCCACATGTGGTTCGGTGACCTGGTCACCATGCGGTGGTGGGACGACCTGTGGTTGAACGAGTCCTTCGCGGAGTACCTCGGCACCCGGGTCACCGCCGAGGCGACCCGATTCGATCAGGCCTGGACCACCTTCGCGATGCGTCGCAAGGCCTGGGGGTACGCGGCCGACCAGCGGCCCTCCACCCACCCGATCGCTCCGCAGGAGGTGGCCGACGCCGAGGAGGGCCTGCTCAACTTCGACGGCATCTCGTACGCCAAGGGGGCCAGCGTGCTGCGGCAGCTGGTCGCGTGGCTCGGCGACGAGGCATTCCTCGCCGGCCTCAACGCGCACTTCGCCGCACACCGCTTCGGCAACGCCACCCTCGCCGACCTGCTGGCCAGCCTCTCCGCCAGCAGCGGGCGGGACCTGTCCGAATGGGCCGAGCTGTGGCTGCGCCGACCGCAGGTCAACACCCTGCGTGCCGAGGTCGCCGTGGACGCCGACGGCCGCTACACCGAGGTGGCGGTGGTGCAGACCGCGCCCGAGTCGTACCCGGTGCTGCGCCCACACCGCATCGGGGTGGGCCGCTACTCGATGGACGGCACCGGGCGGCGCGACGAGGTCGACATCGACCCGGACACCGACGGAGGCCGCACCGTGCTGGGTGGGCTGACCGGCGAGCCGGCGGCCCGGCTGTTGCTGCTCAACGACGGTGACCTCACGTTCGCGAAGGTTCGTCTCGACCCGGCCTCGGCGGATGCCGTCCCGCAGGTGTTGCCCGGTCTGACCGACCCGCTGGCAAGGGCGGTGCTCTGGCGCGAGGCCCTGGACGCGGCGACCGACGGCGAGCGGCCGGTCACCGGCCTGGTCGACCTGGTGGCCGCCGCGCTGCCCACCGAGACCGAGGTGATCATCGCGGAGGACGTGCTGACGCTCAGCCGGTCCCTGGTCGACCGCTACCTCGATCCGCTGACCCGATCCACGGCGCTGGCCAGGGTCGCGGGGGCATGCCAGCGGCTGCTCGACGGCGCGCCAGCCGGGGAGTCGTTGCAGCTCGCCGCCGCCCGGGGTTGGATCGCCGCGACCACCGACGCCGATCTGCTCGTCGGTTGGCTCGCCGGCCGGGACGTGCCGGCCGGTCTGAAGGTCGACGCGGAGCTGCGCTGGGCGGTGCTGCGTCGCCTGGTGGTGCTGGGCGGCGCCGGCGAGGCGGAGATCGCCATCGAGGCCGCCGCCGACAACAGCTCCGCGGGCGCGGAACGGGCCGCCCACTGCCGGGCCGCCCTCCCCGACCCGGCGGCGAAGCAGGCCACCTGGGAGATCATCCTGCGGGACACCGAGCTGTCCGGTCGGCTGCTGGAGGCGATCACCGAGGGGTTCTGGCAGCCCGAGCAGGCCGACCTGACCACCGCGTACGTCGATCGGTACTTCGCCGAGATGCCGGCTGCCGCGCACCGGCGTACCGCCTGGACGGCCGACCGCGTGGCTGCCCTGGCGTTCCCCCGCTACGCCGTGGCGCAGCCCACCCGGGAGGCCGCCGCGGCACTTCTGGCCCGCGACGACCTGACTCCCGGGCTGCGCCGGGTGGTGACCGACGCCGACGACGACCTGCGCCGCGCGCTGGTCGCCCGGACGGCGGTGGCCGCCGCCTCGGCCTGA
- a CDS encoding GNAT family N-acetyltransferase, with product MLIESRPAIDPEIAAMVTAQQRELREADGGLDGQVFVPHDDVRYLAVVVNGRAVACGGLQALDAETGEVKRMYVRPAYRGRGIGRQLLAALEECAFRQGHSVVCLETGVYLPAAVALYTACGYHQIPVYGEYVGNPYSVCFAKRLPVAA from the coding sequence ATGCTGATCGAGTCCCGGCCTGCCATCGATCCGGAGATCGCCGCCATGGTCACCGCGCAGCAGCGTGAGCTGCGCGAGGCCGATGGTGGGTTGGATGGGCAGGTCTTCGTCCCCCATGACGACGTCCGCTACCTCGCGGTGGTGGTGAACGGTCGGGCGGTCGCCTGCGGTGGGCTCCAGGCGTTGGATGCCGAGACCGGCGAGGTCAAGCGGATGTACGTCCGGCCCGCGTACCGGGGGCGGGGGATCGGCCGTCAGTTGCTCGCCGCGCTGGAGGAGTGCGCGTTCCGGCAGGGGCACTCGGTGGTCTGCCTGGAGACAGGCGTCTACCTGCCGGCCGCTGTCGCCTTGTACACCGCGTGTGGCTACCACCAGATCCCGGTCTACGGCGAGTACGTGGGCAACCCGTACAGCGTCTGTTTCGCCAAGCGGTTGCCGGTCGCGGCCTGA
- a CDS encoding phage holin family protein: MSMPTQGSGLDSGYHPDAGAPHTASEVKGSSLGDLMRQVTTDLSTLMRQEVELAKAEIRQEGKKAGKAAGLFGGAGFGGYMVALFVSIAVWQFLDNVMDSGLAALIVAVIWAVVAAVLYSMAKKNAQHVRGLKQTNDSVQRIPDALKPHPEGVTR, from the coding sequence ATGAGCATGCCGACGCAGGGGTCCGGACTGGACTCCGGTTACCACCCTGACGCGGGTGCCCCGCACACCGCGTCGGAGGTGAAGGGCAGTTCGCTGGGTGACCTGATGCGTCAGGTCACCACCGACCTGTCGACGCTGATGCGTCAGGAGGTCGAGCTGGCCAAGGCCGAGATCCGCCAGGAGGGCAAGAAGGCCGGCAAGGCCGCTGGCCTGTTCGGCGGCGCAGGCTTCGGCGGCTACATGGTGGCCCTCTTCGTGTCCATCGCCGTATGGCAGTTCCTGGACAACGTCATGGACTCCGGCCTGGCCGCGCTGATCGTGGCCGTGATCTGGGCCGTGGTCGCCGCGGTCCTCTACTCGATGGCCAAGAAGAACGCCCAGCACGTACGCGGGCTCAAGCAGACCAACGACAGCGTGCAGCGGATCCCCGACGCGCTCAAGCCGCACCCGGAGGGAGTCACCCGATGA
- a CDS encoding FAD-dependent oxidoreductase codes for MTTVRTAIVIGGGIAGPVTALALRRAGITATVYEAYPATANGIGGTLALAPNGMAALRTVGTHEAVTTIATPIVRSALAVGRRRIDMPTLTGVPPLHVVHRAELYQALHDQAFAEGVPFAYGKRLVDAEQTDDAVIARFEDGTTATADILVGADGIRSTVRGLIDPAAPGPRFTGLLGVEAVARHDVDAEPGTMTFAFGRRGYYLYWPEPGGGTRWGANLPQQRPMSLVEARAVPAEQWLDMLRATYGDDDPGRELVATSNADDLQVVGSLQIMPPVPHWHRGRMVLVGDAAHAPSNSSGQGASLAIESAVQLARCLRDLPDVEAAFAAYVRLRRTRVEKVAARAARINHAKAPGAVARTLMPLLMPLMVRTVLDPEKTVADEQRYVIDWDAPVTAEPALR; via the coding sequence ATGACCACGGTACGAACCGCGATCGTCATCGGCGGTGGCATCGCCGGGCCGGTGACAGCGCTCGCGCTGCGCCGCGCCGGCATCACCGCAACCGTCTACGAGGCGTACCCGGCCACGGCCAACGGCATCGGCGGCACCCTCGCCCTCGCGCCCAACGGCATGGCGGCTCTGCGCACCGTAGGCACCCATGAGGCGGTGACGACGATCGCCACGCCGATCGTCCGCAGCGCTCTGGCCGTCGGCCGCCGCCGCATCGACATGCCCACGCTGACCGGGGTGCCGCCGCTGCACGTGGTGCACCGGGCCGAGCTGTACCAGGCACTGCACGATCAGGCATTCGCCGAAGGCGTGCCGTTCGCGTACGGCAAGCGGCTGGTCGACGCCGAGCAGACCGACGACGCCGTCATCGCACGCTTCGAGGACGGCACAACCGCGACCGCCGACATCCTCGTCGGCGCGGACGGGATCCGCTCCACGGTCCGGGGTCTCATCGACCCGGCCGCGCCCGGTCCCCGGTTCACCGGACTGCTCGGCGTCGAGGCGGTCGCCCGCCACGACGTGGACGCCGAGCCGGGCACAATGACGTTCGCGTTCGGGCGACGCGGCTACTACCTGTACTGGCCGGAGCCGGGTGGCGGCACCCGGTGGGGGGCCAACCTGCCGCAGCAGCGGCCGATGAGCCTCGTCGAGGCCCGGGCGGTGCCGGCGGAGCAGTGGCTGGACATGCTGCGCGCCACCTACGGCGACGACGACCCGGGCCGGGAACTCGTCGCCACCAGCAACGCCGACGACCTTCAGGTGGTCGGGTCGTTGCAGATCATGCCGCCCGTGCCGCACTGGCATCGGGGCCGGATGGTGCTGGTCGGCGACGCGGCGCACGCGCCGTCGAACAGTTCGGGGCAGGGCGCGTCGTTGGCCATCGAGAGCGCGGTGCAGCTCGCCCGTTGCCTGCGTGACCTGCCGGACGTCGAGGCGGCATTCGCCGCGTACGTGCGGCTGCGTCGTACCCGGGTGGAGAAGGTCGCGGCCCGGGCAGCCCGGATCAACCATGCGAAGGCTCCCGGTGCGGTCGCGCGGACGCTGATGCCGTTGCTGATGCCGCTGATGGTGCGCACGGTGCTGGACCCGGAGAAGACCGTCGCCGACGAGCAGCGCTACGTCATCGACTGGGACGCGCCGGTCACGGCGGAGCCCGCCCTGCGCTGA